Proteins encoded within one genomic window of Megalopta genalis isolate 19385.01 chromosome 10, iyMegGena1_principal, whole genome shotgun sequence:
- the Svil gene encoding supervillin isoform X4, which produces MTFMFGHRKIKYACVGICGMVAAGATVLMAASGESSSNGTENNSTQYENQNVCSHNETQNKQSAECAVKKSMTPCAMNKNKTRTSMLEKNSRLISRSESKESGKILSLHKTTPIRETKASRLRAASIISPNGGTLISRRLGMSETSAPLGLQPRTSTSMKDENSILGNSSAINPVRKRDKSYKRKSYLNQSHSMETTTTGDRLTQSDCNDRRTRRQSTKQNYISDTISTSNSSNQRQLSTNLSKKLVELKTAYPKVSTQYVTNHPKTSTTPSVNPLASTKYSNIQRTSSGGHSDSEVSRKVDALTALTKSTIERVERLTSQANLSSNYGPQLENQSSTSSQANSSSNTESNTNNVHISQSSPRKCSILKKSNDEHTQDGPINHPHTPVSILKHKMFDSEGIQALSSLTHAVLPPVTFSPSVVEPTHKRHGILKKRSSLDESEILRRRSCSPDISFTDNPYSEFRPILKNQRRSSLDEIIKRDQSLDSQPTSILKRKSSREDDREDRQVGSSEPQGILKRKSTNSLRTNNVNHHVTITTDATSATGPEILDSSEVRPILKKKHSREESFGSDPPSLEPRPILKKKSSTESDEHDDKPKKTILKCSRKNSQDDCAYETELTSPKKLSMLRNRSIQGRTSAATENDSSVRPILKQSGSKDNESRVRLNLHDETAVSDEACNEPADLFLRKRAQSVGHVQPSTIPNEFTGVLNKRRSLELTSMSDVLQDKLQTRLTTNSNYLKTDLFLGSESANVSAIFSDTLSSTAKEKSVEKEKQSVLVLEAETGDQVTVYEPPVNNSVEKSATLSTKMTDSKERMNNEVLTLQRKQDDVDFQESNGVHRSNSVSKMAQHFKALQEKANCKEKENLSQRTPSKGSRGIQRYRDRKLQGNDRFSTQPVTFQEVQEAVLQNQRNSNIKSSTTDTNVDDEYDPSKLSLAERVRLFNQKIDPETTVEFDKMSTDRHSRRRPATRYKTQPVTSEEVEVASRISPLNSIHQCSLDNNVTPELCELMSVSQVDLPKSTLKPQSAFRTKSPELEGLKLIKSVLKKESAEHEQQTLENSDSTRISLKIKLEEKTTRNERESNYGTQYNWDSGHNTEGRQSDPKRTVVPFQKNGNQDELNRIRMKSALDDISNVRTDISASKKDERTSQTADNEEISSSGDYNSNIKNEGVLRQSIFSKQTRYASLLKSASHHSISNKKPETEMSSGTVSKQHGIALPGLCRSATQAIPSVDTSDGPSMSIADRLAALQRSGNTNWKRRIASESAISLDGSGSSPKEELSIKQGVLADCLGKLESATEGWKKRVATSDAMKFTVAGRMKVELPEKLETGPRSPLVEVTIDRKKKTPRPERFRAKRGYTKDAMSTPTSPSKDSYSKLRISFSEPTSDDSGEENKSEKHMSPTVSIPKIDDETFTSFYTGISLDRCEAESVDLNESDFDIITSQSELLVQRRNIRLQRRRVISRNPLRALAARTDLRSEYTEVRTGIAEKVMRQLNVEKLAKNSSLAMEALAGLASTEDFSNVTLRNVAESNVSTNKLQPYKDLMLILIKGRRHVQVKLIEPIAENINSGDNFVLVTKTEVYNYIGKYCNVIEKVRGAKIAMTIQQNKDLGTQASQVITINEDKVTCTKSQLQKFWNYLGAENENVDVFDAGHPDEDELYETAMIHTNMIYEIKDEELVPLEKYWGAIPKIEMLDPNKVLVFDFGSEMYIWSGKVASVDKKKIATNLATEMWKEGYDYTECDVCPINAASMIGRRTVSQVESKSAENRPKWCLLAKLTQHVETILFREKFLDWPHASGIIRVRGETSKEQVDGTIIIEPCNIDNLLEENTTPVDLALEGSHLGRGTGWYDDELKKQYVVTTTSVKVWHIDEFSHTLLDDSSVGQFYSGDSYIVHWMYSVTITGRGLSGMPSKHSAKGRDRSVYFMWQGQSASLNEQGAAALLTIQLDSDQAPQLRVVQGHEPAAFLNLFSGGMIVHSGKKNDKKDERWRLYICRGTLESEVSLIEIPCSTRQLRSRGSLLLLDSKNDKIYVWHGSNALLHIKKNAISVAKKIQENRPQETHFSSEGDIEIIEINEGIEPEEFFNALGGMNKSLYVSLEKDQLQEHTPRLFHLSSISKEFKPAEILCPHRASLTTPFPFLQEDLYQVNQPALFLLDNINELWIWQGWWPDTGAEDQTGSKAVRWQAERRAAMTTAMQYWQNLHPETTKYPIYLVWAGLEPLRFINLFPTWTYRDDIAEINIEDGRNPGEVLSVENELARLTKSTYPPAQLLQRPLPEGVDPTHLELYLSQQHFEELLGMSKEEFQDLPVWKQVNLKKEIGLF; this is translated from the exons ATGACCTTTATGTTTGGCCATCGAAAAATTAAATATGCCTGTGTGGGTATATGTG GAATGGTAGCTGCTGGAGCTACAGTTTTAATGGCAGCCAGCGGAGAGAGCTCTTCGAATGGAACAGAGAATAATAGTACACAATATGAGAATCAAAATGTTTGTTCCCACAATGAAACACAGAACAAACAAAGTGCAGAGTGTGCAGTTAAAAAGAGTATGACACCTTGTGCTATGAATA AGAATAAGACTCGTACCTCCATGTTGGAAAAAAACAGTCGTTTAATTTCAAGATCAGAGAGTAAAGAGAGTGGTAAGATTCTTTCATTGCATAAAACAACACCAATTCGTGAGACTAAAGCTTCCAGATTGAGAGCTGCCTCCATTATATCCCCTAATG GTGGAACATTGATTTCAAGGAGATTAGGTATGTCTGAAACATCTGCTCCTTTAGGTCTCCAACCTAGGACCAGTACATCTATGAAGGAT GAAAATTCAATATTAGGTAACAGTAGCGCTATAAATCCTGTAAGAAAAAGggacaagagctacaagagaaAATCGTATTTAAATCAGTCGCATAGCAtggaaacaacaacaacaggagatCGTTTAACTCAGT CTGACTGTAATGATAGACGAACCAGAAGACAATCAACTAAGCAAAATTACATATCCGATACAATATCTACTTCGAATTCTAGTAATCAACGTCAGCTATCGACTAATTTAAGTAAAAAGCTGGTTGAGTTGAAAACGGCTTATCCGAAAGTTAGTACTCAATATGTTACAAATCATCCAAAAACCTCTACAACGCCTTCTGTTAATCCTCTTGCAAGcactaaatattcaaatatacaACGAACTAG tAGCGGCGGCCATAGTGATTCAGAGGTTTCACGAAAGGTCGATGCGTTAACAGCGTTGACGAAGTCCACGATAGAACGCGTCGAGAGACTCACGTCACAAGCAAACTTGTCTTCAAATTATGGACCACAATTGGAAAATCAATCTAGCACATCGTCGCAGGCGAACTCCAGTAGTAATACAGAAAGTAATACGAACAACGTACACATCTCGCAATCATCGCCAAGGAAATGTTCTATTTTAAAGAAATCGAATGACGAGCACACCCAGGATGGACCCATCAATCACCCGCATACACCGGTTTCGATTTTGAAACATAAGATGTTCGACAGCGAGGGGATTCAAGCTTTATCAAGCCTCACTCACGCAGTATTGCCACCGGTAACGTTCTCGCCGTCTGTGGTAGAGCCTACTCACAAAAGGCACGGTATCTTGAAGAAGCGCAGTAGTTTGGATGAGAGTGAAATTCTTCGGCGCCGTAGTTGTTCACCGGACATCTCTTTCACCGATAATCCTTACTCCGAGTTCAGGCCGATTCTGAAGAATCAGAGGCGATCGTCCTTGGACGAGATCATCAAGAGAGACCAGAGCCTTGATTCTCAGCCTACCTCCATATTAAAAAGGAAATCGTCCCGGGAAGACGACAGAGAGGACCGGCAAGTTGGTTCTTCGGAGCCACAGGGTATACTCAAAAGGAAATCTACAAATAGCCTACGTACAAATAATGTTAATCACCACGTGACCATTACAACGGATGCAACAAGTGCGACCGGTCCGGAAATACTTGATAGCTCCGAGGTGAGGCCGATACTGAAGAAAAAGCACAGTAGAGAGGAATCGTTTGGTAGCGATCCACCGTCTCTAGAGCCACGGCCGATACTGAAAAAGAAGTCAAGTACCGAGTCGGACGAGCATGATGACAAACCGAAAAAGACTATTTTGAAGTGTTCACGAAAGAATTCGCAAGACGATTGCGCTTACGAGACAGAGTTAACGTCGCCGAAGAAACTGTCTATGCTTAGAAACCGTTCAATACAAGGTAGAACGTCCGCTGCCACGGAGAACGATTCTTCTGTGCGACCTATATTGAAACAATCGGGCAGCAAAGACAACGAATCACGAGTCCGTTTGAACTTGCACGACGAAACTGCCGTCTCCGATGAGGCGTGCAACGAACCAGccgatttatttttacgaaaaagGGCACAATCCGTGGGCCATGTACAGCCTTCTACTATTCCTAACGAATTCACCGGTGTACTTAATAAACGACGATCGCTCGAGTTAACGTCCATGAGCGACGTGTTACAAGATAAGTTACAAACAAGATTAACGACCAATAGTAACTATTTAAAGACAGACCTTTTCCTGGGTAGCGAGAGTGCCAATGTGTCTGCTATTTTTTCTGACACGTTAAGCAG CACTGCAAAAGAAAAGTCTGTGGAGAAGGAGAAACAGTCTGTGTTAGTACTTGAAGCAGAGACAGGGGATCAAGTAACCGTATATGAACCTCCTGTAAATAATAGTGTGGAGAAAAGTGCTACACTCTCTACCAAAATGACTGACAGCAAGGAACGCATGAACAACGAAGTGTTGACTTTGCAGAGGAAGCAAGACGACGTTGATTTTCAAGAGAGCAACGGCGTGCATCGCAGTAACAGTGTTTCTAAGATGGCACAGCATTTCAAAGCGTTGCAAGAGAAAGCAAATTGTAAAGAGAAGGAGAATTTATCCCAGAGGACACCGAGTAAGGGTTCACGTGGGATACAGCGATATAGAGATCGTAAACTTCAGGGGAACGATAGGTTCAGCACCCAACCGGTAACTTTTCAAGAAGTGCAGGAAGCAGTTCTACAGAATCAACGTAACTCGAATATAAAGTCAAGCACGACGGATACGAACGTCGACGATGAATATGATCCTTCTAAATTAAGTCTGGCGGAACGAGTGCGCCTTTTTAATCAAAAAATTGATCCCGAGACGACCGTAGAGTTCGATAAAATGTCAACGGACCGACATTCTCGAAGACGACCAGCTACTCGCTATAAAACACAACCGGTTACTTCTGAGGAGGTCGAAGTAGCATCTCGAATATCTCCTTTAAATTCTATTCACCAATGTTCACTAGATAACA ATGTTACTCCAGAGCTCTGTGAACTAATGAGTGTTTCTCAGGTTGATTTACCAAAAAGTACTTTAAAACCGCAGAGCGCGTTTAGAACTAAGAGCCCCGAGCTCGAGGGTTTGAAGTTAATAAAATCTGTACTTAAAAAAGAGTCCGCGGAGCATGAACAGCAGACGCTTGAAAATTCTGATTCCACGCGCATTTCGTTGAAGATTAAACTGGAAGAAAAGACA ACAAGAAATGAGAGGGAAAGTAATTATGGTACACAGTATAATTGGGACAGTGGCCACAATACGGAAGGTAGGCAATCTGACCCTAAACGAACCGTCGTGCCTTTCCAGAAGAATGGTAATCAGGACGAACTAAATAGAATAAGAATGAAATCCGCGTTAGATGACATAAGTAATGTTCGAACTGACATCTCTGCATCCAAAAAAGATGAGAGAACTTCTCAAACGGCAGACAACGAGGAGATTTCCTCCTCGGGAGATTATAACAGCAACATAAAAAACGAAGGTGTACTTCGTCAATCTATTTTTTCAAAACAAACTAG GTACGCTTCGTTGTTGAAGAGCGCCAGTCACCACTCGATTAGCAACAAAAAGCCTGAAACTGAAATGTCCAGTGGAACTGTATCAAAACAACATGGCATAGCGTTGCCAGGATTATGTCGCAGTGCGACACAGGCAATCCCATCAGTAGATACCAGCGATGGTCCGAGTATGAGTATCGCAGACCGATTGGCTGCCCTTCAACGAAGTGGCAATACAAATTGGAAACGGCGCATAGCGTCGGAATCAGCTATCTCATTG GATGGATCGGGTTCATCGCCCAAAGAAGAACTGAGTATCAAGCAAGGTGTTTTAGCTGATTGTCTTGGTAAGTTAGAATCTGCCACAGAAGGATGGAAAAAGAGGGTAGCCACGTCCGACGCGATGAAATTCACAGTAGCTGGAAGAATGAAGGTAGAACTACCAGAGAAACTAGAAACTGGTCCACGTTCACCACTCGTCGAAGTTACTATAGATAGGAAAAAGAAGACACCGCGGCCAGAACGATTCAGGGCCAAAAGGG GATATACAAAAGATGCGATGTCTACACCGACCAGTCCAAGTAAGGATTCGTACAGTAAATTGCGGATAAGCTTCTCGGAACCTACAAGCGATGACAGTG GAGAAGAAAATAAATCCGAGAAACATATGTCACCGACTGTATCGATACCCAAGATAGACGATGAAACGTTCACCTCTTTTTATACTGGAATCTCTTTGGATAGATGCGAAGCTGAATCTGTCGACCTAAATGAGAGCGATTTTGATATCATCACATCGCAATCGGAAtt ACTAGTCCAGAGGCGCAATATACGATTGCAACGGCGACGCGTTATATCCAGAAATCCTCTAAGAGCGCTGGCAGCGAGAACTGATCTAAGATCGGAATATACTGAGGTACGAACTGGTATTGCGGAGAAAGTAATGAGGCAATTAAATGTCGAAAAAT TGGCTAAAAATTCATCTTTGGCCATGGAAGCTCTAGCTGGTCTGGCATCCACCGAAGATTTTAGTAATGTTACATTGAGGAACGTTGCAGAGTCAAACGTATCGACGAACAAGTTACAACCATACAAAGATTTAATGTTGATTTTGATCAAAGGAAGACGTCACGTGCAAGTAAAATTAATCGAACCGATTGCAGAGAACATTAACAGCGGTGACAATTTTGTACTAGTGACAAAAACAGAA GTATATAATTACATTGGGAAGTACTGCAACGTTATCGAAAAGGTTCGCGGTGCAAAAATTGCCATGACCATTCAGCAGAACAAAGATCTTGGCACTCAGGCGTCCCAAGTGATCACTATTAACGAAGATAAGGTAACGTGTACGAAAAGTCAGCTGCAGAAGTTCTGGAATTATCTTGGCGCCGAGAATGAAAACGTAGATG TTTTCGATGCTGGTCACCCCGACGAAGATGAGCTTTACGAGACAGCTATGATACATACGAACATGATCTATGAGATCAAAGATGAAGAACTGGTGCCTCTTGAGAAGTATTGGGGTGCTATACCAAAAATTGAAATGCTCGACCCAAACAAGGTTCTAGTATTTGATTTTGGTAGCGAAATGTACATATGGAGCGGGAAGGTGGCATCCGTCGACAAGAAGAAAATTGCAACGAATCTCGCCACAGAAATGTGGAAGGAGGGTTACGATTATACTGAATGCGACGTGTGTCCAATTAATGCTGCGTCTATGATCGGTAGACGTACCGTCTCTCAGGTAGAATCTAAATCCGCCGAAAACAGACCTAAATGGTGCTTGCTCGCCAAGTTGACGCAACACGTAGAAACGATACTCTTCAGAGAGAAATTCCTCGATTGGCCACATGCCTCAGGAATTATACGAGTTCGCGGCGAAACGAGCAAAGAACAAGTCGATGGAACTATAATTATAGAACCGTgcaatattgataatttattagAGGAAAATACCACGCCCGTTGACTTAGCTCTCGAAGGGAGCCATTTGGGTAGAGGGACTGGTTGGTATGATGACGAG ttgAAAAAACAGTATGTCGTTACTACAACGAGCGTGAAAGTATGGCACATTGATGAATTTTCCCATACCCTTTTGGATGATTCGTCTGTTGGTCAATTTTACTCTGGAGATAGTTATATTGTACATTGGATGTATTCAGTTACTATTACTG GTCGCGGGTTAAGTGGTATGCCTTCGAAGCATTCGGCAAAGGGTCGTGATCGCTCTGTCTACTTCATGTGGCAAGGACAAAGCGCGTCCTTGAACGAACAAGGTGCAGCAGCGCTACTAACTATCCAATTAGATAGCGATCAAGCACCTCAG CTTCGTGTAGTTCAAGGACACGAGCCAGCcgcatttcttaatttattctcAGGCGGAATGATTGTACATTCTGGTAAAAAGAATGATAAGAAGGATGAAAGGTGGCGATTGTACATATGTCGAGGTACCTTAGAGTCAGAGGTGTCTTTGATAGAGATTCCTTGTAGCACTCGTCAATTAAGGAGCAGAGGTTCTCTTTTATTACTAGACTCCAAAAACGATAAAATTTATGTGTGGCATGGATCTAATGCGTTACTTCATATTAAAAAG AATGCGATCAGTGTGGCAAAAAAAATACAAGAAAATCGACCTCAGGAAACCCACTTCTCGTCCGAAGGTgatatagaaattatagaaattaatgaAGGAATTGAACCGGAGGAATTCTTTAATG CATTAGGAGGAATGAATAAATCATTGTACGTATCGTTGGAGAAAGATCAATTGCAGGAACATACTCCAAGACTGTTCCATTTATCAAGTATTTCTAAAGAATTTAAACCTGCAGAGATACTATGTCCTCATCGCGCTTCTTTGACAACGCCGTTCCCTTTTCTACAAGAGGATTTGTATCAAGTAAATCAACCAG CACTATTTTTATTGGATAACATAAATGAATTGTGGATATGGCAAGGCTGGTGGCCTGACACTGGAGCAGAAGATCAAACTGGAAGTAAAGCAGTCAGATGGCAGGCAGAAAGACGAGCTGCCATGACAACGGCTATGCAATATTGGCAAAACTTGCATCCAGAAACTACGAAGTATCCAATTTATCTAGTCTGGGCTGGCCTTGAACCATTGCGGTTTATCAATTTATTCCCTACGTGGACATATCGGGATGATATCGCAGAAATAAACATAGAG GATGGTCGCAATCCCGGAGAAGTATTGTCAGtggaaaacgagttagctcgactAACTAAAAGCACTTATCCCCCCGCT